Below is a window of Halalkalicoccus jeotgali B3 DNA.
GCGCGAGGTGCTTTCCGCGGTACTCGAAGCGCTCGCCGGTTTCGGGCTGCTCGGCGACGACGATGTACTGCTCGCAGTCGTCGTCCCACCGGACCGCCGTGACCTCGCGGCTGAACCGACAGCTCCCGAGGCGTTCGGCGACCCAGCGGAGGTAGTCGTCGTACTCCCGGCGGGGGATCTGGAACCGCTCGTAGAAGTAGAACTCGTAGATCCGCCCGGTCTCCCGCAGGTAGTTGAGATAGCTGTGGGGGTTGGCCGGATCCGCAAGCGTCACCAGATCCGCGAGGAAGGGGACCTCCAGGGTCGCGCCCTCGAGAAGCATTCCCTCGTGCCAGTGGAACTCGGCGTCGCGTTCGAGGAAGGCAGCGTCGACGTCCTCCCCGAGGCCATCGAGCAGGGCCGCGAGACCGAGGTTGAACGGACCGAGGCCGACGCCGAGGACGTCGTGGACGCGGTCGTCGTCGGCCTCAGACATCGGAACGTACCTCCGAAGCCGTTTCGTCACCGGGCGCCGCGGACTCGAACCGCTCGCGTTCACACACCACCAATAGGGCGTCCTTCTCGGCCTCCTCGAAGCGGAACTCCCCACGGGGTTCGAACCCGCAGTCCTCGAAGACGGCGATCGCGCGGTCGTTACGGGCGTCGGGTTCCGCGATCACTCGATCGGTCTCAGGGTGGCGAAACTGCATGGCGACGACTGCCCGCAACAGCGGTCGGGCGTAGCCCCGGCCGAGGTACTCCTCGGGACCGATCAGCAGATGGACGCCCCGGTCCGCGGGCTCCGCGTCGTAGTGGTTCGCGACGTCGTCCTCGGCGGCCCGGTAACACTCCCAGTAGCTCATCGG
It encodes the following:
- a CDS encoding GNAT family N-acetyltransferase, whose amino-acid sequence is MTGPAPTIAADYDYQAHNRRIDRTISLRQATPERDLARLHAWLGSDHVKPYWQLDLPLPAFRDRLADKLADEHLTPYVGCLDHVPMSYWECYRAAEDDVANHYDAEPADRGVHLLIGPEEYLGRGYARPLLRAVVAMQFRHPETDRVIAEPDARNDRAIAVFEDCGFEPRGEFRFEEAEKDALLVVCERERFESAAPGDETASEVRSDV